A region from the Leucoraja erinacea ecotype New England chromosome 18, Leri_hhj_1, whole genome shotgun sequence genome encodes:
- the LOC129705826 gene encoding receptor-type tyrosine-protein phosphatase eta — MITGNEFVTVAQLNPGTVYTFSVFTLAADNTSADPVYVSSTTVPSKPGAITVMALSNVSISLSLGRPVDMGVTQYNFSIIYGSASSSDVSFNEITNSTKIQDLQSGTNYTISVTTVVQDGVKSEAVVLNQFTSKCEAFSRVCNGADHRPEARKKESRSSFRSLDLGDRVCFDCDLQKD, encoded by the exons ATGATAACTGGTAATGAATTTGTTACCGTGGCACAACTAAATCCTGGAACTGTAtacacattcagtgtgttcacacTGGCAGCAGATAATACATCAGCAGATCCAGTCTATGTCTCCTCTACTACAG TTCCTTCCAAGCCTGGAGCCATTACCGTGATGGCCTTAAGCAACGTTTCCATCTCCTTGAGCTTAGGGAGACCCGTGGACATGGGGGTCACCCAGTACAACTTCAGCATCATATACGGGTCTGCCAGCAGTTCTGATGTTTCCTTCAATGAAATTACAAATTCCACCAAAATCCAAGATCTGCAGTCTGGAACTAATTACACCATTTCTGTGACCACTGTTGTTCAAGATGGAGTGAAGAGTGAAGCTGTGGTTCTAAATCAGTTTACAAGTAAGTGTGAAGCATTTTCCCGTGTGTGCAATGGTGCAGACCACCGTCCAGAAGCAAGAAAAAAAGAATCTCGTTCCAGCTTCAGATCGTTGGATTTGGGAGATAGAGTTTGTTTTGATTGTGATCTGCAGAAAGATTAA